The window TTAATAGCATGGCTCACAGCTGATTGGGTGAGGTTAAGTTCCTTAGCGGCTAACGTAAAGCTTTGCTTATCAGCAACTAACATAAGCGCCCTTAGTTGGCGACTGTCAAGAGGCTCGATTGGCATGAATAATATTAATGTGATTTAGCAAAACAATTCAATATATAAATTTAGGAAGTTGGCACGTAAGGCCCCTGAATTGCTTTGTAGATCATAGATGGCTAGACCTAAAATGACCAAGACAAGGAAGACTGTACCTACAAAGAGCTACGTTGGCAAGCTCTACGTTGGTTACGTACCTCTCATTGATGCTGCTCCATTAATTGTCGCCCAGGAATTTGGTTTATTTGATAAGTATGGTGTCCAAGTTCGGCTTCAGCGTGAATTGGGTTGGGCGAGCATTCGCGATAAAGTGGTTTTTGGAGAGCTTCAAGCGGCGCATGCTCCTGCTGGTCTGGTTTTCTCTGCTCAATTAGGTATTCGTTGCCAGCAGAGAGATTGTGTAACAGGGTTAGTTATAAATAGTCATGGTAACGCTATTACGATATCGAAAAAGTTATTTGATGCAGGAGTTGTAAATGCCAAAGGTATGGCTACTCGAATCTCCCTAGAATCCAAAAAGCGTTCTTATACGTTTGGAACTGTTTCTATGGTTTCTTCGCATTACTTCTTGTTAACGCAATGGCTGAAATCTGGAGGTATCAATCCGGACAAAGATGTGCGAGTAGTTGTTTTACCGCCCTCTTTGATGGCGGTTAATATGAAGGAGGGAAATATTGATGGATTCTGTGCTGGTGAACCTTGGAATTCATTAACGGCGCTTGAGGGAGTTGGGGTTATTATCAATACAAGCGAAGAACTTGCACCCGGACACCCTGAAAAAGTTCTCCTAGCCTCGAGGGAATTTGTCGATAACTACCGAACGGAATATACAGCCATGGGGGCTGCTATCCTAG is drawn from Verrucomicrobiota bacterium and contains these coding sequences:
- a CDS encoding CmpA/NrtA family ABC transporter substrate-binding protein, encoding MARPKMTKTRKTVPTKSYVGKLYVGYVPLIDAAPLIVAQEFGLFDKYGVQVRLQRELGWASIRDKVVFGELQAAHAPAGLVFSAQLGIRCQQRDCVTGLVINSHGNAITISKKLFDAGVVNAKGMATRISLESKKRSYTFGTVSMVSSHYFLLTQWLKSGGINPDKDVRVVVLPPSLMAVNMKEGNIDGFCAGEPWNSLTALEGVGVIINTSEELAPGHPEKVLLASREFVDNYRTEYTAMGAAILEACEICSKEENFSEIAKLLSHRSYLNVKESVVSDSLSGRLPKKRKNSTTHKDFIVFYDDQANAPLAKKATWVWRNLEEGVLYPYLQEKEVKDMLEQTFRMDLFYEMEQQVKEVKNADRQTLLA